Proteins encoded together in one Mus musculus strain C57BL/6J chromosome 16, GRCm38.p6 C57BL/6J window:
- the Slc15a2 gene encoding solute carrier family 15 member 2 isoform X2, with the protein MDVKALTRILFLYIPLPMFWALLDQQGSRWTLQANKMDGDLGFFVLQPDQMQVLNPFLVLVFIPLFDLVIYRLISKCGVNFSSLRKMAVGMILACLAFAVAALVEIKINGMIHPQPASQEIFLQVLNLADGEIEVTVQGNRNNPLLVESISSFQNTTHYSKLRLETKSQDLHFHLKYNNLSVHNEYSVEEKNCYQLVVHENGESLSSMLVKDTGIKPANGMTAIRFINTLHKDMNISLDANAPLSVGKDYGVSEYRTVQRGKYPAVHCETEDNVFSLNLGQLDFGTTYLFVITNITNRGLQAWKAEDIPANKLSIAWQLPQYVLVTAAEVMFSVTGLEFSYSQAPSSMKSVLQAAWLLTVAVGNIIVLIVAQFSGLVQWAEFVLFSCLLLVVCLIFSVMGYYYVPLKSEGIHEATEKQIPHIQGNMINLETKNTRL; encoded by the exons CCAACAG GGCTCACGGTGGACTCTGCAAGCTAACAAAATGGATGGCGATTTG GGATTTTTTGTACTTCAGCCGGATCAGATGCAG GTGCTAAATCCCTTTCTGGTCCTTGTCTTCATCCCATTGTTTGACCTTGTCATTTATCGGCTGATCTCCAAGTGCGGAGTTAACTTCTC GTCACTCAGGAAAATGGCTGTTGGTATGATCCTAGCGTGCTTGGCATTTGCAGTTGCAGCGCTTgtagagataaaaataaat GGAATGATCCATCCTCAGCCAGCTTCCCAAGAGATTTTTCTGCAAGTCCTGAACTTGGCAGATGGTGAAATAGAGGTGACAGTGCAGGGAAACAGAAATAATCCTCTCTTGGTGGAGTCCATCAGCTCTTTTCAG AACACAACACACTATTCGAAACTACGCCTGGAGACAAAAAGCCAAGacttacattttcatctgaagtaCAACAACTTGTCTGTCCACAATGAGTACTCTGTAGAGGAGAAGAACTGTTACCAGTTGGTGGTTCATGAGAATGGAGAAAGTCTCTCCAGTATGCTG GTAAAGGACACAGGAATCAAACCAGCCAATGGGATGACAGCCATCAG GTTTATTAACACTTTGCATAAAGACATGAATATTTCCTTGGATGCCAATGCTCCTCTCAGCGTGGGCAAAGACTATGGAGTGTCTGAGTACAGAACTGTGCAAAGAGGAAA GTATCCTGCAGTGCATTGTGAAACGGAAGACAATGTCTTTTCTCTCAATTTAGGTCAACTAGACTTTGGTACAACATATTTGTTTGTGATCACTAAT ATCACCAACCGGGGTCTTCAGGCCTGGAAGGCAGAAGACATTCCAGCCAATAAACTATCCATTGCATGGCAGCTACCACAGTATGTCCTGGTTACAGCAGCAGAGGTCATGTTTTCTGTCACAGGACTTGAATTTTCTTATTCTCAG GCACCATCTAGCATGAAATCTGTGCTCCAGGCAGCCTGGCTGTTGACCGTTGCAGTTGGGAATATTATTGTGCTGATCGTGGCACAGTTCAGTGGCCTGGTGCAG TGGGCTGAATTCGTTTTGTTTTCCTGCCTCCTGCTGGTGGTCTGCCTGATCTTCTCCGTCATGGGCTACTACTATGTTCCTCTAAAGTCAGAGGGTATCCATGAGGCAACAGAAAAGCAGATTCCTCACATCCAGGGGAATATGATCAACCTAGAAACCAAGAATACAAGGCTCTGA